CACTCGACCCAGACGCTGAAACAACCGACCCGTAAGCGCGGCCACGTCCGAAAGATCAACCACTGTCACGTTCGGAAGCGCCTGGGCCAGCCGATTTTGGAGATTAGGCAAATTTTCTTTCGGCAGGGAAAGACCGGACATGAGCGTGTGGGGAACCTCTTCCAACAGACCCGGACGAAAATAAAAGTAAAAAAACGGTTGGCGAACAGATTGGTTGATGGAGCGGAAAGAAGAAATTGTGGCGGTAAAGCGCCGCCCCAAAAGAGAAATCGTCATTCGGTCGCCCCGTTTCAATCCAAACCGTTTTTTATACGTATCAAAAACAGACACCTGGGGCCCTGGAACACGAGGATCCCACAAACCAGGGCCATCCACAACGGTGTCGGTGGGAAGGAGGTCTTCGCCATAGGTAAAACCATACTCCCGCGTCAGTCGGTCGCCGCGCCCCCCCCGGTCGCCCCGTTGGTTCATGGCTTGAACCGGAGTTTCGTTCACCGCCACCACCCGGCCCCGAATTAAAGGAAAAAGACGGGCCCCGGGCCGCTGGACAATTTTTCGAAAGGAGGAGGCCTGGGTCGGTTGAATGTTAATGAAAAACGCGTTCGGCGCGTCAGGAGGAAAGCTCTCAATCATTTGGGAAAAGAGGTTTCGTTCCAAAAGGAAGAGCGTCAATAGAACGGTTAAGGAAATGGCCACAGAAAGAACCACCGCGTCGTTTAAATTTCCCGGCCGAGCCAATCCCCGTGCCGCGAGACGCATTGTCGTGGAATGAAATCGGGAAAGACTCCAACGCAACCCTCCCATGGCCAACGCCACGATCCCCACACCTCCACCCACCAAGAGAGCGAGGGCGCCCACGTATTGGGCGGCCAGGAGAGGCCGACCGATTTGGACCCACGCCAAAACAAAAAAACCCACCAGCCCCAGGACGAGAACCCCCGCCGCACGAAAACGACGGGGAGGAAACGAAGGGACGTCATCGGATAAAATGGTATTGGGGGCCAAGTCCCCAAGTTTAAGGAGAGGCCAAAGGGTGAACAGGAGACCCGCTCCCAACCCCACCGCCCCGGACTGAAGAAGAGCCTGAACCGGGAAAGAGGGCAACAATCCACTGGGAAGGAGATCCCCAAAAAGGGAGAGAAGAAGCGTGGCCAAAGCCCGACTTAAAAGGAGCGCCAGGCCCAGCCCGACCACCGCCAACCCCCCGACCCACGCGAGCCAAGCGCGGTAAACAAACCCCCGGGGTGCCCCCAAGGCAAACACCATCCCTAAACTTTTTGTTCCCGCGTTCAACGCCGCCGAAAGGGCCGTGGCCGCGCCGATTCCCC
Above is a genomic segment from Elusimicrobiota bacterium containing:
- a CDS encoding ABC transporter permease, with amino-acid sequence MTSLPFALREIRYRPVYAALFALSIAVGTASLMALAGVSGVVKKTVTAQAKDLWAADITVKGSEVVLNDVANWATNRWGGLTLARSIDTLSMAQHPAAQKTGQVTLSAVSRGYPLYGKITTGSGRPFHEVLRPGALVASDRLLKTWKLAVGDTLKLGAISLPIVDTVVERTDVPTSFFELSPTVFMTLEDLTSSRLMAPGSRASNTLYINLPPGLDLPKTLAEVKERASAETTEVASWTTDNPGILKFIQTTLLYLDFLAMLTLTLGGIGAATALSAALNAGTKSLGMVFALGAPRGFVYRAWLAWVGGLAVVGLGLALLLSRALATLLLSLFGDLLPSGLLPSFPVQALLQSGAVGLGAGLLFTLWPLLKLGDLAPNTILSDDVPSFPPRRFRAAGVLVLGLVGFFVLAWVQIGRPLLAAQYVGALALLVGGGVGIVALAMGGLRWSLSRFHSTTMRLAARGLARPGNLNDAVVLSVAISLTVLLTLFLLERNLFSQMIESFPPDAPNAFFINIQPTQASSFRKIVQRPGARLFPLIRGRVVAVNETPVQAMNQRGDRGGRGDRLTREYGFTYGEDLLPTDTVVDGPGLWDPRVPGPQVSVFDTYKKRFGLKRGDRMTISLLGRRFTATISSFRSINQSVRQPFFYFYFRPGLLEEVPHTLMSGLSLPKENLPNLQNRLAQALPNVTVVDLSDVAALTGRLFQRLGRVVRALGIFSLSAGVLLLLSSLLASLVSRTRETALFRALGATRQQVVTVALIEYTVIAGAGALAAWVLGVTASALLLQRVFELRLELFPGVTGLLLGAAVGGIVLLSWVVTRGAFLTSPMEVLRHE